A region from the Deltaproteobacteria bacterium genome encodes:
- a CDS encoding ferritin-like domain-containing protein, with protein MESTWENYLNELISSDCKHYLWLRSLSYLEYIGYRKMVKAVPYQAVEQGIFHHLSDEIEHSFLLKEQAEKSFPDQQLSIESVEELMDIAEAYFQTLDKNIKSWVCQKLGKESVFLCYLLVSYTTEKRAMSIYPQYYSRLTQSPLKIVIQKIIKDESEHLRYLENILQNIQGEVIEAQFSPLEVEQKLFDSYLNNMKIFGEKLESKNEKIQCLSN; from the coding sequence ATGGAGAGTACTTGGGAAAATTATCTGAATGAATTGATTAGTTCCGATTGTAAGCATTATCTTTGGTTAAGATCACTCAGCTATCTCGAATATATCGGCTATCGAAAGATGGTAAAAGCGGTTCCCTATCAAGCGGTAGAACAAGGTATTTTTCATCATTTATCCGATGAAATCGAACATAGTTTTCTTTTAAAAGAACAAGCCGAAAAAAGTTTTCCCGATCAACAACTCTCTATAGAATCTGTAGAGGAATTAATGGACATTGCGGAGGCTTATTTCCAAACTCTGGACAAAAATATTAAAAGTTGGGTCTGCCAAAAGCTTGGAAAAGAAAGTGTCTTCTTGTGTTATTTGTTAGTGAGCTACACGACCGAAAAACGAGCCATGAGCATCTATCCTCAATATTATTCCAGACTCACTCAATCCCCCCTCAAGATAGTCATTCAAAAAATCATAAAAGATGAGAGTGAGCACTTGCGCTACCTGGAAAATATTCTTCAAAACATTCAGGGTGAAGTTATTGAAGCACAATTCTCCCCTTTAGAAGTTGAGCAAAAACTCTTTGATTCCTACTTGAATAACATGAAAATTTTTGGGGAAAAACTAGAGTCTAAAAACGAAAAAATCCAATGTCTCAGCAATTGA
- a CDS encoding glutaredoxin family protein: MKIEIYTTAYCPFCVSAKKLLQDRGLSFQEIDVSDPKKKEPLKEKTGWRTVPQIFIEDKLIGGFQELSHMDQKGLLKH, from the coding sequence ATGAAAATTGAAATTTATACCACTGCTTACTGCCCTTTTTGTGTTTCGGCAAAAAAATTGTTACAGGATCGTGGGCTTAGCTTTCAAGAAATAGATGTTTCGGACCCCAAAAAAAAAGAGCCCCTCAAGGAAAAAACGGGTTGGCGAACAGTGCCCCAAATTTTTATAGAAGATAAACTCATTGGTGGATTTCAAGAGCTTTCTCATATGGATCAAAAGGGCTTATTGAAGCATTGA
- a CDS encoding DNA recombination protein RmuC: MMQQQMQHLTHQVTEHLSKQGDLLQQTHEGVGKRLDNAARAVGELQSRLGKMEEANLKIFEVGKDIASLQEILRAPKLRGNLGELFLGDLLRQILPLEHFELQYAFKSGEKVDAIVRLANNFVPIDSKFPLENFKKYIEAKGDTEKKQFRKIFLGDIRKHIDSIALKYIRPDEGSFDFSLMYIPAENVYYEMIIREEAFDSDFSVMAYAMSKKVIPVSPNNFYIYLHTILMGLKGLRVESSAKEILASLASLQGELQRFRDDFLKVGTHLSNARSAYDSADKRLGKFNEKLETMALPEEPLPLRQISS, from the coding sequence ATGATGCAACAACAGATGCAGCACCTGACTCATCAGGTGACAGAGCATCTTTCCAAACAAGGTGATTTGCTTCAACAAACTCACGAGGGGGTAGGGAAGCGTCTGGACAATGCGGCAAGGGCGGTAGGGGAATTACAAAGTCGCCTGGGAAAAATGGAAGAGGCCAATTTGAAGATTTTTGAAGTGGGAAAAGATATCGCTTCGTTGCAGGAAATTTTAAGGGCTCCCAAATTACGGGGAAATCTGGGCGAGCTTTTCCTGGGGGATCTGCTCCGGCAGATCTTGCCTTTGGAACATTTTGAACTTCAATATGCCTTCAAAAGTGGTGAAAAAGTGGATGCCATCGTCAGGTTGGCCAACAATTTTGTGCCTATCGATTCCAAATTTCCTTTAGAAAATTTTAAAAAATATATTGAAGCCAAGGGCGATACCGAAAAAAAACAATTTCGTAAGATCTTTTTGGGTGATATCCGGAAGCACATTGATTCCATTGCTTTAAAGTATATTCGGCCCGATGAGGGAAGTTTTGATTTTTCTCTGATGTATATTCCTGCAGAAAATGTTTACTACGAGATGATTATTAGAGAGGAGGCCTTTGATTCGGATTTTTCGGTGATGGCCTATGCCATGAGTAAAAAAGTTATTCCTGTTTCGCCCAATAATTTTTATATTTATCTTCATACCATACTGATGGGGCTCAAGGGCCTGCGGGTGGAATCTTCCGCCAAAGAAATTTTGGCTAGCTTGGCTTCTTTGCAGGGGGAGCTTCAGCGATTTAGGGATGATTTTCTTAAAGTGGGAACTCATCTATCCAATGCCCGTTCGGCCTATGATTCGGCGGATAAACGTTTGGGTAAATTCAATGAAAAACTGGAAACCATGGCCTTGCCTGAGGAGCCACTGCCCTTGAGGCAGATCAGCAGTTAA